One region of Cobetia sp. cqz5-12 genomic DNA includes:
- a CDS encoding class I SAM-dependent rRNA methyltransferase — translation MTERLRLKKNADRRLKAGHLWLYSNEVDTVATPLKNFEPGAQAIIEASNGRAMGVAYVNPNSLICARIVSRNPEQRLDRSLLVHRFNQALSLRESLYDKPFYRLVHGEGDLLPGLIVDRFGDVLVCQLNTFGMERLAEVIVDALLKVVKPTAIVFKNDSSGRRQEQLERNVEVVYGELPESVLLEENGVQFTAPVLDGQKTGWFYDHRANRAWLNRQVEGKRVLDLFSYVGGWGVQAAAHGASEVLCVDASGAALERVSDNAVLNGVEDRVSIAESDVFEALSALRAEGEQFDVIIADPPAFIRKRKDITNGERAYARLNREAMRLLGRDGLLMSGSCSMHLAPERLMDVVRGAVRHQDRHGQVIFQGHQASDHPVHPSIPETSYLKALGVRVYRD, via the coding sequence GTGACTGAACGTCTGCGCCTGAAGAAGAATGCTGATCGCCGCCTCAAGGCCGGCCATCTGTGGCTGTACTCCAATGAAGTCGATACCGTCGCTACGCCGCTCAAGAACTTCGAGCCGGGTGCCCAGGCCATCATCGAGGCCAGCAATGGTCGTGCGATGGGTGTTGCCTACGTCAACCCGAACTCGCTGATCTGCGCGCGCATTGTGTCGCGCAACCCGGAACAGCGTCTGGATCGCTCGCTGCTGGTGCACCGCTTCAACCAGGCGCTGTCGCTGCGCGAGAGTCTCTATGACAAGCCGTTCTATCGTCTGGTCCACGGCGAAGGCGACCTGCTGCCGGGGCTGATCGTTGATCGCTTCGGCGACGTGCTGGTCTGTCAGCTCAACACCTTCGGCATGGAGCGTCTGGCGGAAGTGATCGTCGATGCGCTCTTGAAGGTCGTCAAGCCGACGGCCATCGTGTTCAAGAACGATTCCAGCGGTCGCCGTCAGGAACAGCTCGAGCGCAACGTCGAAGTCGTCTACGGCGAGCTGCCGGAAAGCGTGCTGCTGGAAGAGAACGGCGTCCAGTTCACGGCGCCGGTGCTCGACGGCCAGAAGACCGGCTGGTTCTACGACCACCGTGCCAACCGTGCCTGGTTGAACCGCCAGGTCGAAGGCAAGCGCGTGCTGGATCTGTTCAGCTACGTCGGTGGCTGGGGTGTGCAGGCGGCGGCGCATGGCGCCAGCGAAGTGCTGTGTGTCGATGCTTCCGGCGCGGCACTCGAGCGTGTCTCTGACAACGCCGTGCTCAATGGTGTCGAGGATCGCGTCTCCATCGCGGAATCGGATGTCTTCGAGGCCCTCTCGGCCCTGCGTGCGGAAGGCGAGCAGTTCGACGTCATCATCGCGGATCCGCCCGCCTTCATCCGCAAGCGCAAGGACATCACCAACGGCGAGCGCGCCTATGCACGCCTCAACCGTGAAGCCATGCGCCTGCTGGGTCGTGACGGCCTGCTGATGTCCGGCTCCTGCTCCATGCATCTGGCGCCGGAGCGCCTGATGGATGTGGTGCGCGGCGCCGTGCGTCACCAGGACCGCCACGGTCAGGTTATCTTCCAGGGCCATCAGGCCAGCGACCACCCGGTGCACCCGTCCATCCCCGAGACGTCCTACCTCAAGGCCCTCGGTGTGCGCGTCTATCGTGACTGA
- the mutM gene encoding bifunctional DNA-formamidopyrimidine glycosylase/DNA-(apurinic or apyrimidinic site) lyase: protein MPELPEVETTRRGIAPLVEGQEVTEVIVRQPRLRTPVPGELAEWLVGQRFGTLARRAKYLLLPIADGHLLWHLGMSGSLRLVPIGTPPRTHDHVDVVLGNGHVLRYHDPRRFGFVDFVRGDPHADTRLARLGPEPLSDAFSGEHLFARSRKRRVAIKPFLMDNANVVGVGNIYASEALFMAGVDPRRPAGEVTREECERLANAASSVLAAAIAQGGTTLRDFVGGDGKPGYFAQSLNVYGRGGEPCRECGHEIMSLVLGQRASCFCPYCQR, encoded by the coding sequence ATGCCCGAATTACCGGAAGTCGAGACGACCCGTCGCGGTATCGCGCCGCTGGTCGAAGGCCAGGAGGTCACAGAGGTGATCGTGCGTCAGCCGCGTCTGCGCACCCCCGTGCCCGGTGAGCTCGCCGAGTGGCTGGTGGGTCAGCGTTTCGGCACGCTTGCGCGTCGCGCCAAGTACCTGCTGTTGCCGATCGCCGATGGCCATCTGCTCTGGCACCTGGGCATGTCCGGTAGTCTCAGACTGGTGCCCATCGGCACGCCGCCACGCACGCATGATCATGTCGATGTCGTGCTCGGCAATGGCCATGTGCTGCGCTATCACGATCCACGTCGCTTCGGCTTCGTCGACTTCGTGCGTGGTGACCCGCATGCCGATACGCGCCTGGCGCGACTCGGCCCGGAGCCGTTGTCTGATGCCTTCAGTGGCGAGCATCTCTTTGCGCGCTCCCGCAAGCGTCGCGTGGCGATCAAGCCGTTCCTGATGGACAACGCCAATGTGGTGGGCGTGGGCAATATCTACGCCAGCGAGGCGCTGTTCATGGCCGGTGTCGACCCGCGCCGCCCAGCCGGTGAAGTGACGCGCGAGGAGTGCGAGCGCCTCGCCAACGCCGCCAGCAGCGTGTTGGCCGCGGCGATCGCCCAGGGCGGAACCACGCTGCGTGACTTCGTCGGCGGAGATGGCAAGCCGGGCTATTTCGCGCAAAGCCTCAACGTCTACGGGCGGGGTGGCGAGCCCTGCCGCGAATGCGGCCACGAGATCATGAGTCTGGTGCTGGGCCAGCGCGCCAGCTGCTTCTGCCCGTATTGTCAGCGCTAG
- the coaBC gene encoding bifunctional phosphopantothenoylcysteine decarboxylase/phosphopantothenate--cysteine ligase CoaBC: MHSLAGRRILLGISGGIAAYKAALITRLLKKAGCEVRIAMTEGAQAFITPLTLQALSGHPVHTSLLDPEAEAGMGHIELARWAEVILIAPATADLMARLVHGHADDLLTTLCLANSARWVMAPAMNQAMWAHPATQRNARQLSADGWTLLGPASGEQACGDVGAGRMLEPEEIVTALSDLMSQSDLMNQSDPRLQSNEMLLPAAGLTVTITAGPTREPLDPVRYLSNHSSGKMGYALATEAAALGASVRLISGPVALTTPAGVERIDVESALDMQAAAEAAARESDLFIGCAAVADFRPATVAGHKLKKQSGEEEMQVTLIRNPDIIAGIAAQTQARRAAGQRAPLVIGFAAETRDVLRYARDKLARKQLDMIVANDVSTPGLGFGSDNNAATLLWQPLDQNPNTQHEQAIVACPKTELARAILKRALALHQHRVSLDPAIQTVTPTVTDDQEAP; encoded by the coding sequence ATGCATTCACTCGCCGGACGGCGCATTCTGCTGGGCATCAGTGGCGGCATCGCGGCCTACAAGGCCGCTCTGATCACCCGCCTGTTGAAAAAGGCGGGCTGTGAAGTGCGCATCGCCATGACCGAAGGTGCTCAAGCCTTCATTACGCCGCTGACGTTGCAGGCGTTGTCGGGTCACCCGGTGCACACCTCCCTGCTGGACCCCGAGGCCGAGGCCGGCATGGGGCATATCGAACTGGCACGCTGGGCGGAGGTCATCCTGATCGCGCCTGCCACCGCCGATCTGATGGCCCGCCTGGTGCATGGTCATGCCGATGATCTGCTTACCACTCTGTGCCTGGCCAACAGTGCGCGCTGGGTGATGGCCCCGGCGATGAATCAGGCCATGTGGGCGCACCCCGCCACCCAGCGCAACGCCCGACAGCTCAGTGCCGATGGCTGGACGCTGCTCGGCCCGGCCAGCGGCGAACAGGCCTGTGGCGACGTGGGGGCGGGGCGCATGCTGGAGCCGGAAGAGATCGTCACGGCGCTGAGCGACCTCATGAGCCAGAGTGACCTCATGAACCAGAGTGACCCCCGCCTCCAGAGCAATGAAATGCTATTGCCGGCCGCAGGCCTGACGGTGACCATCACCGCCGGCCCGACCCGCGAGCCGCTGGACCCGGTGCGCTATCTGAGCAATCACAGCTCCGGCAAGATGGGCTATGCGCTGGCCACCGAGGCCGCGGCGCTGGGCGCCAGCGTGCGTTTGATCAGTGGTCCGGTAGCGCTGACGACACCGGCTGGCGTCGAGCGCATCGATGTCGAATCCGCACTGGACATGCAGGCCGCCGCCGAGGCAGCCGCCCGCGAGAGCGATCTGTTCATCGGCTGCGCGGCAGTCGCCGACTTCCGCCCGGCCACGGTCGCCGGCCACAAGCTCAAGAAGCAGTCGGGCGAGGAGGAGATGCAGGTCACGCTGATCCGCAATCCGGATATCATCGCCGGTATCGCCGCCCAGACGCAGGCCCGCCGCGCCGCCGGTCAGCGGGCACCACTGGTGATCGGCTTCGCCGCCGAGACCCGCGACGTGCTCCGCTATGCACGCGACAAGCTTGCGCGTAAACAGCTCGACATGATCGTCGCCAATGATGTGAGCACGCCGGGCCTTGGCTTCGGCAGCGACAACAATGCCGCCACCCTGCTGTGGCAGCCGCTCGATCAGAACCCGAATACGCAACACGAACAGGCCATCGTGGCCTGTCCCAAGACGGAGCTGGCGCGCGCCATATTGAAGCGCGCCCTGGCACTCCATCAGCACAGGGTCAGCCTCGACCCTGCCATCCAGACCGTTACACCGACTGTCACCGACGATCAGGAAGCACCTTAG
- the rpmB gene encoding 50S ribosomal protein L28, whose product MSKVCQVTGKRPVTGNNVSHSQRKTRRRFLPNLHTHRFWVESQQRFVKLRVSTKGMRIIDKKGIDEVLKDLTARGERF is encoded by the coding sequence ATGTCCAAAGTATGTCAGGTTACCGGCAAGCGCCCGGTGACTGGTAACAATGTTTCTCACTCCCAGCGCAAGACTCGTCGCCGGTTCCTGCCGAACCTGCACACCCACCGTTTTTGGGTTGAATCCCAGCAGCGCTTCGTCAAGCTGCGCGTCTCTACCAAGGGCATGCGCATCATCGACAAGAAGGGTATCGACGAAGTCCTCAAGGACCTCACTGCACGTGGCGAGCGCTTCTAA
- a CDS encoding tryptophan--tRNA ligase yields the protein MTKTRVLTGITTTGTPHLGNYVGAIKPAIEASQDPTVQSFYFLADFHALIKCQDPKRVQESRREIAATWLALGLDTDNAIFYRQSDVLEIPELMWLLNCVCAKGLMNRAHAYKGAVAENEESGIEDLDRGISMGLFSYPVLMAADILMFNAHKVPVGRDQIQHIEMARDMAGRFNHLFKGNYFTMPEAVTDEKSQLLLGLDGRKMSKSYNNTIPLFGTEKQLLKSVRKIKTNSLEPGEPKDPDTCSLFQIYSAFATEAEVAAMREQYAAGIGWGDAKNQLFEYLNDHLKAPRERYVELMEDPAHVEAILKRGAERAREEAAPMMERLRRAVGLGNFI from the coding sequence ATGACCAAGACCCGCGTTCTTACCGGCATCACGACCACCGGCACCCCTCATCTCGGCAATTATGTCGGCGCCATCAAGCCTGCCATCGAGGCCAGTCAGGACCCGACGGTCCAGTCCTTCTACTTTCTCGCCGACTTCCACGCCCTGATCAAGTGTCAGGACCCGAAGCGCGTGCAGGAATCGCGTCGTGAGATCGCCGCTACCTGGCTGGCACTGGGTCTGGACACCGACAACGCCATCTTCTATCGCCAGTCGGACGTGCTGGAAATCCCGGAACTGATGTGGCTGCTCAACTGCGTGTGCGCCAAGGGCTTGATGAACCGCGCGCATGCCTACAAGGGCGCCGTGGCCGAGAATGAAGAGAGCGGTATCGAGGATCTCGATCGCGGCATCAGCATGGGTCTGTTCAGCTATCCGGTGCTGATGGCGGCGGACATCCTGATGTTCAATGCGCACAAGGTGCCGGTGGGGCGTGACCAGATCCAGCATATCGAGATGGCGCGCGACATGGCCGGGCGCTTCAATCACCTCTTCAAGGGCAACTACTTCACCATGCCCGAGGCGGTGACCGACGAGAAATCCCAGCTGCTGCTGGGTCTCGATGGTCGCAAGATGTCCAAGAGCTACAACAACACCATCCCGCTGTTCGGCACCGAGAAGCAGCTGCTCAAGAGCGTGCGCAAGATCAAGACCAACTCGCTGGAGCCGGGCGAGCCGAAGGACCCGGATACCTGTTCGCTGTTCCAGATCTATTCAGCCTTCGCCACCGAGGCGGAAGTCGCCGCCATGCGTGAGCAGTACGCGGCCGGCATCGGCTGGGGCGACGCCAAGAACCAGCTGTTCGAATACCTGAATGACCACCTCAAGGCGCCGCGTGAGCGTTATGTCGAGCTGATGGAAGACCCGGCGCATGTCGAGGCGATCCTCAAGCGCGGTGCCGAGCGTGCCCGCGAAGAGGCCGCACCGATGATGGAGCGTCTGCGTCGCGCAGTCGGTCTGGGCAACTTCATCTAG
- the radC gene encoding RadC family protein, giving the protein MGIREWPVGERPREKLLSSGAGALSDAELLAIFLRVGIKGRSAVDLARDLLNTFGGLRPLLEATQQDFCAARGLGDAKYVQLQASLELSRRHLESLLMRGAALTSPLLVRRYLSSHLRDLPHEVFAALFLDSQHRVIRFETLFTGTLDAAAVYPREVVKRALALNAGALILAHNHPSGVAEPSEADRRITQRLEEALGLFDIRVLDHFVVGDGEVVSFAERGWL; this is encoded by the coding sequence ATGGGGATTCGAGAGTGGCCAGTCGGAGAGCGTCCGCGCGAGAAGCTGTTGTCGTCAGGGGCAGGGGCCTTGTCAGATGCCGAGCTGCTGGCCATCTTTCTGCGCGTGGGTATAAAAGGACGCTCGGCGGTGGATCTGGCGCGCGACCTGCTGAACACCTTCGGTGGTCTCAGGCCATTGCTGGAGGCGACCCAGCAGGACTTCTGCGCGGCGCGCGGACTGGGTGACGCCAAGTATGTGCAGCTGCAGGCTTCGCTGGAGCTGTCGCGTCGCCATCTGGAGAGCCTGTTGATGCGCGGGGCCGCCCTGACGTCGCCTCTGCTGGTGCGGCGTTATCTTTCCTCGCACCTGCGCGACCTGCCGCATGAGGTGTTCGCCGCGCTGTTTCTCGACAGCCAGCATCGCGTCATCCGCTTCGAGACACTCTTCACCGGCACGCTGGATGCCGCTGCCGTCTATCCGCGTGAAGTGGTCAAGCGGGCACTGGCCCTCAATGCCGGCGCCCTGATTCTGGCCCACAACCATCCCTCTGGCGTTGCGGAGCCCAGTGAGGCCGACCGGCGCATCACGCAGCGCCTGGAGGAGGCGCTGGGGCTTTTCGATATTCGCGTGTTGGATCACTTCGTGGTCGGAGACGGCGAAGTGGTCTCGTTTGCCGAGCGTGGCTGGCTCTAG
- the ald gene encoding alanine dehydrogenase encodes MQIAVPKEIKNHEYRVALTPAGVRELIAQGHEVIVESGAGEGSGYPDAEYQGVGARLESDVERVFRDAELILKVKEPQPAEVARLTRGQTLFTYLHLAAARELTESLLESGVTAIAYETITDTAGGLPLLAPMSRVAGRMAIQAGAHALEKAQGGMGVLLPGVPGVPPARVTVIGGGVVGENAARMALGLGAEVVILDTSLARLEALDHRYQGQIRTVYSTSEALEEAVRHSALIIGAVLVPGAAAPKLIRREHLRKMTPGAVLVDVAIDQGGCFETSQATTHAEPTYVVDGIVHYCVANMPGAVARTSTQALTSATLPYIVRLANGGYREVLSRDSHFAAGLNVHAGQLILPEVGEAFDMPVTALAEALVKD; translated from the coding sequence ATGCAGATTGCCGTGCCGAAGGAAATCAAGAACCACGAGTATCGCGTCGCCCTCACGCCTGCCGGTGTGCGTGAGCTGATCGCCCAGGGCCATGAGGTGATCGTCGAGTCTGGCGCCGGGGAGGGCAGTGGCTACCCCGATGCTGAATATCAGGGCGTGGGCGCGCGTCTCGAGTCGGACGTCGAGCGGGTCTTTCGCGACGCCGAGCTGATACTCAAGGTCAAGGAGCCGCAGCCGGCCGAGGTGGCGCGGCTCACCCGCGGCCAGACCCTGTTCACCTATCTGCATCTGGCCGCCGCCCGTGAGCTGACCGAGAGCCTGCTGGAGAGTGGCGTGACGGCCATTGCCTACGAGACCATCACCGACACCGCCGGTGGTCTGCCGTTGCTGGCGCCCATGAGTCGCGTCGCCGGGCGCATGGCGATCCAGGCCGGTGCGCATGCACTGGAGAAGGCGCAGGGTGGCATGGGTGTGCTGCTGCCCGGCGTGCCCGGTGTGCCACCGGCACGGGTCACGGTGATCGGCGGCGGCGTGGTGGGGGAGAACGCGGCACGCATGGCGCTGGGGCTGGGCGCCGAAGTGGTGATTCTCGATACCTCACTGGCGCGTCTCGAGGCGCTGGATCACCGTTATCAGGGCCAGATTCGTACCGTCTATTCGACCTCCGAGGCGCTGGAGGAAGCGGTGCGCCATTCGGCATTGATCATCGGTGCCGTGCTGGTGCCCGGGGCGGCGGCCCCCAAGCTGATTCGTCGCGAGCATCTGCGCAAGATGACGCCCGGCGCCGTGCTGGTGGATGTCGCCATCGATCAGGGCGGTTGCTTCGAAACCAGCCAGGCGACTACGCACGCCGAGCCGACCTACGTGGTGGATGGCATCGTGCATTACTGCGTGGCCAACATGCCCGGCGCGGTGGCGCGTACCTCGACCCAGGCGCTGACCAGCGCGACGCTGCCGTATATCGTGCGCCTCGCCAATGGCGGCTATCGCGAGGTGCTGAGTCGGGACAGCCACTTTGCGGCGGGCCTCAATGTGCACGCGGGGCAACTGATCCTGCCGGAAGTCGGCGAGGCCTTCGACATGCCGGTCACTGCGCTCGCCGAGGCACTGGTGAAGGATTGA
- the rpmG gene encoding 50S ribosomal protein L33, producing MRDKIKLVSSAGTGHFYTTDKNKRNTPDKLEFKKYDPVVRKHVMYKEAKIK from the coding sequence ATGCGTGACAAGATCAAGTTGGTGTCAAGTGCCGGTACTGGCCACTTCTACACCACCGACAAGAACAAGCGTAACACTCCGGACAAGCTTGAATTCAAGAAGTACGATCCGGTCGTTCGCAAGCACGTGATGTACAAGGAAGCCAAGATCAAGTGA
- a CDS encoding acyl-CoA thioesterase has protein sequence MSKGTPKASAASPLTQDSPGWALPRPFLLPIRVKEKALDGYGHVNNAEYVRWLEDISWAHSEALGLGLAHYREQDRGMAVHRHEIDYLASARLGDSLMLATWLVDCDGRLSLTRRFQLRRCSDGQTLLEARTRFVCIELSTGRARRMPGAYRECYSAALVSEETASQR, from the coding sequence ATGAGCAAAGGCACCCCGAAGGCGAGCGCCGCGTCGCCGTTGACGCAAGATTCCCCCGGCTGGGCACTGCCACGTCCGTTTCTGTTGCCGATCAGAGTGAAGGAGAAGGCGCTGGATGGTTATGGTCACGTCAACAATGCCGAGTATGTGCGCTGGCTGGAGGACATCAGCTGGGCACACTCCGAAGCGTTGGGGCTTGGCCTGGCGCACTACCGTGAGCAGGACCGCGGCATGGCGGTCCACCGTCACGAGATCGACTATCTGGCCAGTGCGCGACTTGGCGATTCGCTGATGCTGGCGACCTGGCTGGTGGATTGCGATGGTCGCCTGAGTCTGACGCGTCGCTTCCAGCTGCGCCGGTGCTCGGATGGCCAGACGCTGCTGGAGGCGCGCACGCGCTTTGTCTGCATCGAGCTCTCGACTGGGCGTGCCCGACGCATGCCCGGCGCCTATCGTGAATGCTATTCGGCGGCGCTGGTGAGTGAGGAAACTGCCAGTCAGCGATGA
- a CDS encoding YeeE/YedE family protein produces MSQQAMPGRASEPAGPTTTINPKAILAGGLLVVAAILLGLVSGWRQGLLLLVGGALGVVLYHAAFGFTSAWRVFITERRGRGLRAQMLMLAIAVVLFFPVLASGSLWGQEVSGFVSPLGTSVVVGAFLFGLGMQLGGGCASGTLFTVGGGNARMVITLIFFCVGSVIGTAHFSWWQSLPSLPAVSLVDSFGALGGIIVSLVLFAIIVLVTRTLEKRRHGELEKAAETDSQPRGLSRFLRGPWPLLAGAVALALLNFVTLALAGRPWGITSAFALWGTKAYTALGFDVSDWGYWQAAGNAKALAAPLYTDITTVMNIGIVVGALAAALLAGKFAPKWNIPLRSLVAAVLGGLLLGYGARLAFGCNIGAYFGGISSGSLHGWLWLVMAFAGNMLGVKLRPFFALAPRKPASRADLA; encoded by the coding sequence ATGAGTCAACAAGCGATGCCGGGCAGGGCCAGTGAGCCTGCCGGGCCCACGACGACCATCAACCCGAAGGCCATTCTGGCCGGAGGCTTGCTGGTGGTGGCTGCCATCCTGCTGGGGCTGGTATCCGGCTGGCGCCAGGGCCTGCTGTTGCTGGTGGGCGGCGCGCTGGGCGTGGTGCTCTATCACGCCGCCTTCGGCTTCACCTCCGCCTGGCGAGTGTTCATCACCGAGCGCCGCGGCCGCGGCCTGCGTGCCCAGATGCTGATGCTGGCGATCGCCGTGGTGCTGTTCTTCCCGGTACTGGCCTCGGGCAGCCTGTGGGGGCAGGAGGTCTCCGGTTTCGTCTCGCCGTTGGGGACCTCGGTGGTGGTCGGTGCCTTCCTGTTCGGGCTCGGCATGCAGCTCGGCGGTGGTTGCGCCTCGGGCACGCTGTTCACCGTCGGTGGCGGCAATGCGCGCATGGTGATCACCCTGATCTTCTTCTGTGTCGGCTCGGTGATCGGCACCGCGCACTTCAGCTGGTGGCAGAGCCTGCCGTCGCTGCCCGCCGTCTCGCTGGTGGACAGCTTCGGCGCGCTGGGGGGCATCATCGTCAGCCTGGTGCTGTTCGCCATCATCGTGCTGGTGACACGTACGCTGGAGAAGCGTCGTCACGGTGAGCTCGAGAAGGCGGCCGAGACCGACAGCCAGCCGCGTGGTCTGTCACGCTTCCTGCGCGGCCCCTGGCCGCTGCTGGCGGGAGCAGTGGCATTGGCGCTGCTCAACTTCGTCACCCTGGCGCTGGCCGGTCGCCCGTGGGGCATCACCTCGGCCTTCGCGCTTTGGGGCACCAAGGCCTATACCGCGCTGGGCTTCGATGTCAGTGACTGGGGCTACTGGCAGGCGGCGGGCAATGCCAAGGCTCTGGCGGCACCGCTCTACACCGACATCACCACGGTGATGAACATCGGCATTGTTGTAGGGGCGCTGGCGGCCGCGTTGCTGGCCGGCAAGTTCGCGCCGAAGTGGAACATTCCGCTGCGCTCGCTGGTGGCTGCCGTGCTGGGTGGCCTGCTGCTGGGCTACGGTGCGCGTCTGGCATTCGGCTGCAACATCGGCGCCTACTTCGGTGGCATCTCCTCCGGCAGCCTGCATGGCTGGCTGTGGCTGGTGATGGCCTTCGCCGGCAACATGCTGGGTGTGAAACTGCGCCCGTTCTTCGCGCTTGCGCCGCGCAAGCCGGCATCGCGTGCCGATCTGGCCTGA
- a CDS encoding NAD-dependent malic enzyme encodes MTDTSKRALYVPYAGPSLLEMPLLNKGSAFSLEERVSFNLMGLLPQNVESIEEQVARVYSQYQQCATDLDKHILLRSVQDDNETLFFRVIEEHLEEMMPIIYTPTVGQACEEFSNIYRNHRGLFISYPDREHMDDILRSATKDNVKVIVVTDGERILGLGDQGIGGMGIPIGKLSLYTACGGISPAYTLPISLDLGTNNQKLLDDPRYMGWRHERVTGDDYNAFVAEFITAVKRRWPKAMIQFEDFAQANAMPLLERYRDEVCCFNDDIQGTASVVVATLMAACKAKGEKLSDQRVTFLGAGSAGCGIAEMIVVAMVKEGMDEAEARKRVFMVDRFGLLTSDMEGLYDFQSRLAHDVDSVADFGDRGLLDVVKAAKPSVLIGVSGQRGLFSEDVIRAVQAGCESPLVMPLSNPTSRVEATPAEVIEWTDGKALVATGSPFAPVEHNGHTHAIAQCNNAYIFPGIGLGVLASNASRITDNMLMAAANALANNAPIVLKGEGALLPSLGDIQDISRQIAFDVARQAQADGVALTSSDEIIQANIEKNFWQPRYRAYRRKAF; translated from the coding sequence ATGACGGATACTTCCAAGCGCGCCCTGTACGTTCCCTACGCCGGCCCGAGCCTGCTCGAGATGCCGCTGCTCAACAAGGGCAGCGCCTTCAGCCTCGAGGAGCGTGTCAGCTTCAATCTGATGGGCCTGCTGCCGCAGAATGTCGAGAGCATCGAAGAGCAGGTCGCGCGCGTCTACAGCCAGTATCAGCAGTGCGCCACCGACCTCGACAAGCACATCCTGTTGCGCTCGGTGCAGGACGACAACGAGACCCTGTTCTTCCGTGTGATCGAGGAACACCTCGAGGAGATGATGCCGATCATCTACACCCCGACCGTCGGTCAGGCGTGCGAGGAGTTCTCCAACATCTACCGCAACCACCGCGGCCTGTTCATCTCCTACCCGGACCGCGAGCACATGGATGACATCCTGCGCTCCGCGACCAAGGACAACGTCAAGGTCATCGTCGTCACCGATGGCGAGCGTATCCTGGGGCTGGGCGATCAGGGCATCGGCGGCATGGGCATCCCCATCGGCAAGCTGTCGCTGTACACCGCCTGTGGCGGCATCAGCCCGGCCTACACCCTGCCGATCTCGCTGGACCTGGGTACCAACAACCAGAAGCTGCTGGACGATCCGCGCTACATGGGCTGGCGTCACGAGCGTGTCACCGGTGATGACTACAACGCCTTCGTGGCCGAGTTCATCACTGCCGTGAAGCGTCGCTGGCCGAAAGCCATGATCCAGTTCGAGGACTTCGCGCAGGCCAACGCCATGCCGCTGCTCGAGCGTTACCGCGATGAAGTGTGCTGCTTCAATGACGACATCCAGGGCACCGCCTCCGTCGTGGTTGCGACCCTGATGGCGGCCTGCAAGGCCAAGGGCGAGAAGCTCTCCGATCAGCGCGTGACCTTCCTGGGTGCCGGCAGCGCCGGTTGTGGCATCGCCGAGATGATCGTGGTGGCGATGGTCAAGGAAGGCATGGACGAGGCCGAGGCCCGCAAGCGCGTCTTCATGGTCGATCGCTTCGGCCTGCTGACCAGCGACATGGAAGGCCTCTACGACTTCCAGAGCCGTCTGGCTCACGACGTCGACAGCGTGGCCGACTTCGGCGACCGCGGCCTGCTGGATGTGGTCAAGGCCGCCAAGCCTAGCGTGCTGATCGGTGTATCCGGCCAGCGTGGCCTGTTCAGCGAAGACGTGATCCGTGCCGTGCAGGCCGGTTGCGAGAGCCCGCTGGTGATGCCGCTGTCCAACCCGACCTCACGCGTCGAGGCGACGCCGGCGGAAGTCATCGAGTGGACCGACGGCAAGGCGCTGGTCGCCACCGGCAGCCCGTTCGCGCCGGTCGAGCACAATGGCCACACCCACGCGATCGCCCAGTGCAACAACGCCTACATCTTCCCGGGCATCGGTCTGGGTGTGCTGGCGTCCAACGCCTCGCGCATCACCGACAACATGCTGATGGCCGCCGCCAACGCGCTGGCCAACAACGCCCCCATCGTCCTGAAGGGCGAGGGCGCGCTGCTGCCGTCGCTGGGCGACATCCAGGACATCAGCCGTCAGATCGCCTTCGACGTGGCACGTCAGGCTCAGGCCGACGGCGTGGCGCTGACCTCCAGCGATGAGATCATCCAGGCCAACATCGAGAAGAACTTCTGGCAGCCGCGTTACCGCGCTTACCGTCGCAAGGCGTTCTGA
- a CDS encoding putative signal transducing protein — protein sequence MYRRLTSHHNLVLLDHWRNLLESEGIPCELRNRLLGSAAGELPVLDCEPQLWVAEHDLVHARRLLASIEAAPVLPDWQCACGEHLEGSFSECWACGASAPQQPAPQVRPRDEDPEFVA from the coding sequence ATGTATAGACGACTGACATCTCATCACAATCTCGTGCTGCTCGATCACTGGCGCAACCTGCTGGAAAGCGAGGGCATCCCCTGTGAGCTGCGCAATCGCCTGCTCGGTTCGGCCGCGGGCGAGTTGCCCGTGCTCGACTGCGAGCCCCAGCTGTGGGTGGCAGAGCATGACCTTGTGCATGCCCGCCGCCTGCTGGCGAGTATCGAGGCCGCGCCGGTCCTGCCGGACTGGCAGTGTGCCTGTGGCGAACATCTCGAGGGCAGCTTCAGCGAGTGCTGGGCCTGTGGTGCAAGCGCGCCGCAGCAGCCCGCACCACAGGTGCGCCCGCGCGATGAGGACCCGGAGTTCGTGGCATGA